GCCTTTTCAATACGGCGGCGGACAAGATAAAGCTGAATTTCAGCTTCTTCTTCGGACATATCGGCTGGCATAGAGAACATAATCTGTTCAATTTCAGGACGCGTTGCATTGGCTTTGTCACCAAGCGCCTGAATATCAACCGGCACTTGACGCCAGCCATAGATAGAATGGCCAAACGCCAGAATTTCCTGTTCAACAATACAGCGGCATCGTTCCTGAGCCGCAAGATCTGTACGGGGTAAAAACACCATACCTACGGCTAGCCGACCACCATCATCGTCATGTCCCGTACGGGCGATATGTTCAATAAAGAAATCGCGCGGAATTTCGATATGAATACCAGCACCATCACCTGTCATACCATCAGCATCAACGGCACCACGATGCCAGATTGCCTGTAAAGCTTCGATAGCGGCATCAACAACAGCACGATTTGGCTTGCCATCACGGGTTGCAACAAAACCAACACCGCAAGCATCATGCTCCATCTCAGGGGCATAAACACCAGCTTCGGTGAGTTTGGCCTCATTTGCCTTGCGACGGGCAATGAAGGCGTCTGCATCAAAGTTTTTGTTATATTGTGACATTATTAGCTCCCTGATCCAGCGCGGCGTGGCGCATTGGCCTCTGCCTGCTGCATGATCCACGCATCAATCTGTTCAGCTGCATCGCGCCCATCGCGGACACCCCAGACAACCAAAGACGCGCCACGCACAATGTCACCAGCGGCAAATACACCCTGCTGACTGGTCATCATGGTTTTCCAATCAATGCTGATCGTGCCCCATTTAGACACGCTCAATCCATCATCACCAAACATCTTTGGCATATCCTCTGGATCAAAACCAAGCGCTTTGACGACCAGATCAGCCGGCATGTCATGCGAAGATCCGTCAATGACTTGTGGCACCTGGCGTCCGGTTGCGTCTGGTTGACCCAAATGGATTGACTGGGCTTGTACTGCCGAAACCTTATCATCACCTAAAAAGGCCTGTGGCGCTGAAAGCCATTTGAAAACAACACCCTCTTCTTCAGCATTCTGCACTTCACGCTGTGACCCCGGCATATTCGCCTTGTCACGACGATACAGGCAACTGACCGATTTGGCTTTCTGGCGAATGGCGGTACGTACACAATCCATCGCCGTATCACCGCCACCGATTACAACGACATTTTTGCCTTCAGCATTGAGGCGGCCATCATCAAAAGCAGGCACTTCGTCACCAAGGCTTTTGCGATTTGAGGCGGTCAGATAATCAAGCGCTGGCACAATGCCATCAAGTCCACTTCCCGGCGTGCTGATGTCACGGGCTTTATAAACCCCCGTTGCCACCAGAACTGCATCATGCTTTTTGCGGATATCGCTGAAGGTTATGTCAGACCCAATATCAACATTAAGATGAAAATGCACGCCACCATCACGAAGTAATTGACCACGGCGCTCAACAACTGATTTTTCCAGCTTGAAACCGGGGATTCCGTAAATCAGCAGGCCGCCGATTCTGTCGTAACGATCATAGACATGCACCTGATAGCCACGGTGGCGCAACATTTCGGCTGCCGCCAGACCGGCTGGTCCGGCACCGATGATACCAACCGATTCGTCAAGCTCAACGCGCGGCGCGGCGGGCTTGACCCACCCCTCGGCAAAGGCTGTTTCGGTTATATGTTTTTCAACCGCACCAATGGTGACTGATTCGAAACCCTTTTCAATGACACAACTACCTTCACACAAACGATCCTGCGGGCAAATACGACCACAGATTTCGGGAAAATTATTGGTTTGCGAGGATAATTCATAGGCCTCCTGCATCCGCCCTTCGGCAGTCATCATCAACCAATCCGGTATGTTATTATGCAAAGGGCAGTTCGTTTGGCAGAATGGCACACCACATTGTGAACAGCGTGATGCTTGGGTTTCAGCTGCCTCTACATTGAAATCGTCATAGATTTCGTCAAAATCGGCAACCCGGGCATCGGCCTTGCGCTTTGACGGCATGGCTTTTTCAGTTACCACAAATTTCAACATTTTTGATGACATCTCTGCCTCCTGTAATTCCGACACAATCGGGCGCCACGCTGTGACAGCGTACGCCGCAGAATAAAAAGTCAATGATTGTTACCTTTTTATACCTAGTATTTGACAAATCGTCAAGCAATGTAGGTAATTAGCCTTGATATTCTTTAATTTAGTCTCAATACGGTACTATTATGATAACAGCGGTGGTGAGTTGCGAAATAAAGGCAAATTCGATAAGAACAAACATGAAAGTCCGGTGCGGCCGGGTCGATTACTCTGCAATTGCGTTTCAGACCGCCATTATGAGCAGATATGGCCATAAAATAGAGAAGCCTTAACCAATGCCCATTTTTATGATCATTCTTGTAGCACTTGTACAGGGCGTAACTGAATTTCTGCCCATATCATCTTCCGGGCATCTGGTTTTGATTCCGGTTCTAACCGACCAGCCCTATCAAGGACGAACAATCGATGTCGCCGCGCATGTTGGCACCTTCTTTGCGGTTCTGTTTTTTTTGCGCGCTGACATTACACGCATCATCATCGGCATCCTTAGTTTTGGTAAACATAACCCAAATGATGCCCGTTTTGGTCTGATGCTGATGGCAGCCACAATACCTGTTATTGGTGCGGGGTTTTATGTCAATTATGCCAACTGGAACTGGCTAACAATGATTGAAACGCTGGCATGGTCAAATCTGCTCTTTGCGATGCTGTTGTGGGGTGCGGATCGCTATGGAGTGGCGCTAAAGAATATGGATGATGTGCGTTTTTCATCTGCCATATTCATTGGCCTGACACAGATTTGCGCGCTGATTCCCGGTGCATCGCGTTCAGGTGTCACCATGACAGCGGCGCGGATGTTAGGCTTTGACCGCATTACCGCGGCACGGTTTTCATTATTGTTGTCTTTGCCAACGATCGCTGGCGCAGGCATTCTTAAAACCCATGATCTGATCAAAGATGGCGATCTCGCGCTGGGAAGCGACGCGGCGCTGGTGGCTTTGCTTTCGGGTCTGATGGCGTTCCTTGCCATGCGGGCAATGATGGCGTGGCTAGCGCGCGCCAATTTCAATATTTTTGTATATTACCGGCTGATTCTTGGTGCCGTTTTGCTATGGGCAATCCAGAATCATATGATCGCATAGCCAGTCATTGTCTGGTATCACTTCACATTAAAATCAGCGCGAAAACTGGCCACCCGGACGAAACCGTGCAAGATAGCTTGGCAAAATCGCATCCATGCTGGTCGGCGTGATACCCATAGCCGCCAAACCAAGAGCATTCTTGGCAACAATATTGTCGATCTTCAATAGCTTGACCTGATCGACCGTAATGGGCGGTGATGGCAATAACCCAGCAAAGATAGCGCCAAAAGACATCAAGCTCAGTGGCACAGGTATCAGCAAACGCCGACGGCGAATTTGCAGTAAGGTGATTTCCATCAACTGCCGAAATGAATAGATATCAGGGCCGCCTAGTTCAAAAAACTTGCCACGCGGATTTATCTTTGTCTTGCCTATACCAATGCTGGCTTCAATGGCGGCGACAACATCCCCAACATAAACCGGCTGCATCCGCATCGTACCACCCCCAGGCAATGGCAAGGCTGGTGCCGTCAACGCCATATTAGCAAAGCGGTTAAAGAAACCGTCACGGGGGCCAAAAACAATTGACGGGCGCAGAATAACGGCATCTGGAAATTCGTTATGCAAGCCTGCTTCGCCAGCTGCTTTAGTACGCGCATACAGACTAGGGGAGTCCGCATCCGCACCGATGGCCGAAATATGTACAACATCAGCTACATCATTTTGACGCGCCAGCATGCCAATCTTGCCTGGCAATTCACCCTGCAGGGCCTCAAAGCGCTGGCTACCTGTTTCCGCAAGAATACCCACAAAATTAATGACCGCATCAGCTGGCTTTATAACCGAGGCCAGTGTTTCATCATTTAATGCATCGCCTGATACCAGTGTGATCTGACCAACATCACCCATCGGCTTTAGATATTTGGCGCGCTCAGCATTCCGGCATAAAACAATGACACGCATTTTAGCACGCGCCAGCATTTCAACCGTAGCGCGCCCGATAAAGCCTGAACCACCAATTACTGTCACTGTCTTTTGCATATCATCACTCTTGAATTTAATCACTTTAGCCATTTTGACAGGCTAGTGCTCTGCTATATTATAAACCCATGCGCGCTGAAAATGGTCTATCCCCCATATGTACAATGGCGAGAGCCAAAGCAACAAGCAAAAACCGGTGCAGAAAAGCAATGAAAAACAAAAGCTGTCATTATACCGTCAAAATCCAGCCTATCCTCGGGGAAATTGTTTGACAGTTAGGCTTTTAAGACTATTCTCTCGCACTTATTCGCAGCAGAATAATGATGTTGATAAATGCCCAGGTGGCGGAATTGGTAGACGCGCTGGCTTCAGGTGCCAGTGGCCGCAAGGTCGTGGAAGTTCGAGTCTTCTCCTGGGCACCATTTACAGTTGGTATCTGTATCCGCATACTGATTCAGAAATATCCAGCCGGAATAATTAATGCAGAACGAGGCAGGTAATAGCGATGGCCGTTAACATCTATAAAGACGATCTACCTGCCGATATTGACCTCGGTTCGATTGTCGCTATAGATACCGAAACAATGGGTTTGAAAACCCAGCGTGATCGCTTGTGTCTGGTGCAATTATCTAGTGGTGACGGCAATGCGCATCTGGTTCAGATTGCTCAGCCAGCCAAGCCAAGCCCTGTTCTAGCGGCTTTACTTGCTGACCCTGCGGTAACCAAATTATTCCATTTTGCGCGTTTTGATCTCGCCGCTCTGATCCATTATATCGGCGCTGTCGAAGGCGATATTTACTGCACTAAAATCGCCTCAAAACTAGCCCGCACCTATACTGACCGACATGGGCTCAAAGAATTATGCCGCGAGCTGTTGCAGATTGATATTTCCAAACAGCAACAATCATCAGATTGGGGTGCTGAAACCCTGACCATTGATCAGCAGAATTATGCGGCTGGCGATGTTTTATATCTTCATGCGATCCGCGAAAAACTCTCATATATGCTTGAGCGTGAAAACCGCATGGCGCTGGCCAATGCCTGTTTTGGCTTTTTGCCTGAGCGTGCACAACTTGATCTAATTGGCTTTGGTGATGTGGATATCTTCCACCATTAAGTAATTTTACTAAGTCATCTTATGGTCATTAGGGAATTCAGAGGACTTTGAATGGCATCTGATAATAATGATACATACGACAAGAAGCTTACGCGCTTTACGCCAAAAAAGCGCGCTTCGTCTGCTAAAAAATCCACCCTCTTGCGCCCTAGCGTTCTTTTAACCGGCGCCGGATTAACGACGCTTGCTGCCGCTGTAGGATGGTTGGGTCTTTATACCAAAACCAGTGATGTCCGCGTCAGTATTGCCAATATCGAAGTGGCTGATGATGGCGGCACACAATTGACTGGCGCACGTTATAAAGGCACGACAAAAACAGGCAAGACCTATGAAATCAACGCCACAAACGCTGTTGAACAAAATAATGGCAGTGGCATTATCCAACTATCTGAACCCACAGGCTTTATTACCCAGTCTGACGGGGGTCGTATAAATATTTCAGCATTGAATGGTGCGTTTTCGCAAACTGATAATCTAGTCGATCTCACAGGCATGGTTGTTCTTAAGCAAACAAAACAAAACGTGATTATGACAACCGAGGCGTTAAGCGCCAATATCGATGCTGGTGAAATGCAATCCGATTTGCCTGTCGAAGTTGTTTCACCTGACGCGCACATAACGGGACAGAATATTCGCGTCACCGATCATGGAAACGTCATGATGTTTGGTGGTACAAGTAAAATGGTTTTGCATAATGTGAAGACAATCAACTAATCTGGCAAAGCCCCAGTCAGTGCATGAACAGGATATGTTATGAAGGTTTTAAATTTTTTATTGCGACATTTTGCGCTATTTGCGTTGCTGCTTGTCATGAGTCCCGGACTGTTATCAATAGCCAATGCACAAGACAAACAAGCCGAGACCCAAACCGCACCGGTCACGATTGAAGCCTCAGATTTTCTGGAATGGGATCAGAATAAAGGGCTTTATCTAGCCGAGGGCGATGCCATAGCCGTGCAACGTGATATGCGTATCTCGGCAGATCGTCTAGAAGCAAATTATGATCCGGAACAAGCTGGGCGCGAAATCAATTTGATGACCGCAACGGGTAATGTTTTTTTTATTGATGGTGAAAATACCGCAACTGGCGCACGGCTTGTCTATGATCTCGTATCCAGCACTTATTCGGTGTTTGGCAAAAATGCAAAAGTCACCAGCCCACGTGGCGTCATGACAGCAACTAAAAAGATTATCTATGACGAGTCCAACCCCACAAAAGCAAAAATCAATGGCATTGGCAAAGCTAATTATACAGCCGATGATGGGCGTGTCATTTCTGGTGATGAAATTATCGCCTTTACCAATGAAAACGGCGACCTGCAAACGCTTGATGCCATCGGCAATGCCTATGTACGTACTGTCGATAACCAGACAGCTACTGGCGACAAGGTTAATTACGATTTCAACACCTCCATTGCCATACTGACAGGTAATGTTGAACTGATCGAAGGCCAGAATGTCATGCGTGGGTCGCGGGCTGAAGTTGATTTTAATAGTGGTGTCAGTCGGCTTCTATCTGATGGTCAGGGTGGACGCGTGACCGGCATTATGGTTCAATAACAAAATGATTTTGGGTATGTGCTTAAAGGTTCCACATAATGGATAAATGGTCTAACCAAGATGGGTTTCCCCCATCAGCACCACGGCTGGTAAATCAGAATGCTGGTTTGCAGGCAACGGGTATAGGCAAAAGCTTTGATCAGCGGCGCGTTGTTCGCAATGTTACACTTAGCTTACAGCGTGGTGAGGCTGTTGGCCTGTTAGGGCCAAATGGTGCTGGCAAAACCACAACCTTTTATATTCTGGCAGGGTTGCTGGCAGCGGACGAAGGTAGCGTTCAAATTGACGGCCAGAATGTGACGAATATGCCGGTCTTTCAACGGGCCCGGCTCGGCATTGGTTATCTGCCACAAGAATCAAGCATATTTCGTGGTCTAACCGTCGAACAGAATATTCTAGCCGTGCTTGAAACACTGGATGAACCAGAAACTGATCGTGCATCAATGCTTGATGATCTGATGGCTGAATTTGGCATTACGCATCTTCGCAACACCCCGTCTATCAATCTATCCGGCGGCGAGCGGCGACGGCTTGAAATTGCTCGTGCTTTAGCCGCACGTCCAACATTTCTGCTGCTTGACGAGCCACTTGCTGGCATTGACCCCATAGCGTTGGGAGAAATCCGCGGCCTTATCCGCCAGCTTCAGGACCATGGGCTCGGTGTCCTGATTACCGACCATAATGTCCGTGAGACGCTCGATGTTGTTGACCGTGCCTACATCATCCATGATGGCGCTGTCATGATGGAAGGCAGTCCTGAAGAAGTTGTTCAGCATAGCGGTGTCCGTGAAGTCTATCTTGGCGAACGCTTTAGCCGCTAGCATTAAGATCAATTATCCTTCTTGTGTGAAGATTTCAAAACATAGTCTTGACAGGAAACTTTGGCACTACTAGGTTGCGCGACTTCTGGCACCCCTGACGATCCAGATAAACAAATTTTTATATGTTTTTGACAGGCTCATAGCCGCTTTGCACCTAGACAGGTTTTTAAATGACAGACGGTAGTTTTATCGAGCAGCAACAGATACTTGTTGGTCTCAAAGTGAACAGCAAGAAACACCTGATCGAAGCGTTATGTGCCGAGGCTGCCAAAGCGCATAAAATCGAATCACGCGATTTATGTGCGGCGGTGATGAAGCGTGAACGACTTGGTAGTACGGGTGTGGGTAATGGCGTGGCTATCCCGCATGCCGCGATCAATTCTGTTGATGAGCCAATCGCTGTGATGGCTATTCTTGATAGCCCCGTCGCCTTCGACGCCGCTGATGGGCGAGATGTTGACATTGCCTGCCTGGTGATTGGCCCAGAAGCTAGTGATCAAGCTCAACTTCAGATGCTATCATCCGTTTCACAGGTGCTTCGTAAGGCGACAAACTGTTCCAAACTGCGTGCAGCGCAGACCGCAGCTGAAGCGTTGATGGCCATTCAAAACATCACGCAATCCAAAGCAGCATAATCCATATTCATTTAAAGACAGCATGTTGCCAAAACAAAACCCCGAATCAGCTTATAAGGGCTGAGACGGGGTTTTGTTTAGGTGATTTGGTGGAGCTAAGCGGGATCGAACCGCTGACCTCTACAATGCCATTGTAGCGCTCTCCCAGCTGAGCTATAGCCCCTAATCCAAATCATGTTTGCCGCAACTGCTTGCGGCCGCGCATGTGTATCGCAGGCGCCGGTGTTGGCGCAAGCAAAATTTAGCAAACACACGTAATTCATCTGATAAATCAGAAAAAAAGGTGCTAGTTCTCATCTCCATCGTCAAGATTTGGAAGCAACTCATCATCTTCGGTGATTTCATCCTGAATGATGCCTGGCCCATCAGCGTCTTCGGCGGCGTTATCTTCCTCTTCATAATCAAGAGTTTCGTCATCTACACCAATGCCAGTAGCTTGCCCAGTATTGGCTTCATCACCATCTTCATCATCATCATGGATGTTTTCATCCTGATCTTCCACATCATCCAGCTTTGCTGTTTGCACTCTGCTAGCAGCCGACTTTACAGCGCTTCGCCCTTTGCGGCTGGTAAGTAAATTTTCAATACTGAATTCAGTGGAACAACCAGGGCAAATAATAGGTGTTCTTTTGAAATCATAGAATTTCATACCGCATGACAAACAAGCACGCTTTATTCCAAGATCTGCTTTAGCCATTCCTACTTACCCTTTGCATATTTTATTACAGGTGGTCACACAAATTTTGAACTACGGATTTGATACAATTTACTGAGCCTGTCAAAACAAATTTTTAATCATCCGGCATTTTTATTACTTCTTGCCTAAACAGCGTGAACTGAAACGTTCACATGTTTCTAAACACAATTTCCATGCTGATCAGAAATTTATATTTTTGTCGTGATCTATGCGGCCATATTTGCGTCACACGTAAACATGATGCTATATGATGCTTTGCTTAACACTGAGATGGCAAACTGTGCCATGAAAGCACATTATCAACCCCTTATTTGGCCGCAGGATAAAGACATGTCGATGCAGACAAATCTTAGTTTATCATCACAAAGAACAGACAATCTTGCTGGCATAATTGATGTGCCTGGCGATAAATCGATGTCACATCGATCTTTGATACTTGGTAGCTTGGCTATCGGCACGACCAAGGTAACTGGCTTGCTAGAAGGTGCTGATGTGCTGGCAACCGCCGATGCCATGCGCGCTCTTGGCGTCGATATAACCCGCCATGATGATGGTACCTGGGTGATTGTAGGGCAAGGGCTGCATGGCCTTGTTGCACCTGAAACGGCGCTGGATCTTGGCAATTCTGGTACCGGTGTTCGTCTGCTTATGGGCGTCGTTGCGGGACAGGCCATCACCGCAACATTTACCGGTGACGCCTCGCTTAGCGTTCGCCCGATGGCGCGCATCACCGATCCGTTGCAGCAAATGGGAACCCATGTCGCGAGCCGTGATGGTGGCCTGCTTCCGGTGACAATTACCGGTCAAAGCGAGCCAATGGCAATCAGCTATGAAAGCCCGGTAGCATCAGCCCAGATTAAATCAGCTATTTTGCTTGCTGGTTTGACAGCGCGCGGTGACACCGAAGTCATCGAGCCACATGCGTCACGCGACCACACTGAAAGCATGCTTCGTCACTTTGGCGCCACCGTCGAACAGACAGTTCGGGATGATGGCACACACCATGTCCAGCTTCATGGCGGCGCGCAACTGATTGCAGCAGATATTGCGGTACCGCGCGATCCCTCATCCGCCGCCTTTCCCATGGTTGCTGCATTACTGACCAAGGGTAGCGATATCACCCTGCCCTCGATCGGCATGAACCCGCTTCGTACTGGTTTGATTACGACTTTGATCGAAATGGGTGGCGATATCAGCATACTCAACCCCCGTGATGAAGGCGGCGAACCCGTGGCAGATTTGAGAGTCCGCCACAGTGATTTGCATGGCATTAATATACCAGCTGAACGGGCTGCGTCGATGATTGATGAATTCCCGATCCTGTCGGTCGCCGCAACACAGGCATATGGCACGACGATTATGAATGGCGTTGCCGAACTTAGGGTAAAGGAAACTGACCGGATCAAGGTTATGGCTGATGGCCTCATTGCCGCTGGTGCCATTGTTAGTTATGACGATGACACAATGACCGTGACAGGCGGCCCAATTGCAGGCGGGATGACTGTCAACTCACAACATGATCACCGAATCGCAATGTCATTTCTGACTCTAGGTCTGATTTCAAACGCTCCAGTTAGCGTTGAAGGATGCGAAACCATCCATACAAGCTTCCCTGATTTTGCCAAGATCATGCAGAATGCAGGCGCTAACATCGCCGAAACTGGTTCATGATTATCGCTGTTGATGGATCCGCCGCCAGCGGCAAAGGCACGCTTGCCAAACGCCTTGCGGCATATTTTGACCTTGCTCATCTCGATACTGGCGCATTGTACCGCATGGTGGGACTTGCCGCACTGGAACAGGGGCTAGATGATAAAAATATCAATGAACTTCAAGCTGTTGCTATAACAAGCGCCCTTGATCTTTCGGTCACACCTGATGATAGAATTCGCAATGATACGGTTGCAGAGATGGCGTCAATTGTTGCTGCTATGCCACCTGTACGTGCCTGCTTGCTTGACCTGCAACGCCACTTTGTCGCGCATCCCACTGCCGCAGGTGGTGCCGTTCTTGATGGCCGTGATATAGGCAGTGTCGTTCTGCCAGATGCGGATTATAAATTCTTTGTAGATGCCGATATTGATGTGCGCGCAGAACGCCGCACCAAAGAGTTGCATGATAACGGACAATCCGTTATGTTCCGCCACGTTCTAGAGGATATGAAGGCACGGGATCAGCGAGATCGCAATCGCGATATCGCCCCGCTGGTGGCAACATCCGACGCTATTGTCATTGATACGTCTGACAAAGACGCAGATATGGTGCTGGCATTGGCATTGGCACATATAGCTGGATAATCTGGAACATCGTCAGACAGGATGGCATCCGAACGCCACCTGTTTGTAAAAATGGCTTTAACTTTTGCTGGTACGGATCAACTGATCGCCACAAAAACCCGGTTAGAGTTTCATCGCATATCATGCCCCTAAAGCATGGCTAAACGATGGAATTGTTCGGCTAATTCGGCCCTCAAACCAGCTGAGGCATTATACCGGCGTAATTTGTTTCGTGTGTCGAAACACCGGTAGGCGATGGACGGAGATATTTTTGACACCTACAAATGTAATGGCAGCAGACGCTGCAACTGAAAACTTTGCCGACCTTCTAGCTGAAAGTTTTGGCAAAGACACCAATATTGAGGGCTCTGTAGTCCGCGGTTTCGTAGTAGAAATCGAAGGCGACGCGGTGCTTATTGATGTTGGATTGAAATCCGAAGGCCGCATCCCACTAAAAGAACTTGTTAGCCCCGGACAGGAAGCCGATGTAAAAATTGGCGACGAAATTGAAGTTTACGTTGAGCGTATGGAAGACCGTAATGGTCAGGCCGTGCTCAGCCGTGACAAGGCACGCCGCGAAGAAGCCTGGAGCGTACTCGAAGCATCATTTGAGAAGCAAGAGCGTGTTACCGGTATTATCTTTGGCAAGGTCAAAGGCGGCTTTACCGTCGATCTTTCAGGCGCGACCGCCTTTTTGCCAGGTAGTCAGGTTGATATTCGCCCGGTGCGCGATCTTGGCCCATTGATGGGTTCACCACAGCCATTCCAGATTCTGAAAATTGACCGTCGCCGTGGCAACATCGTTGTATCGCGTCGGGCGGTTCTGGAAGAGTCTCGCGCCGAAGCCCGCACCGAATTGGTATCCAACCTTCAAGAAGGTCAGGTGTTACAAGGTGTGGTCAAGAATATCACTGATTATGGTGCGTTCGTTGATCTTGGCGGCGTTGACGGTCTGCTGCATGTTACCGATATAGCATGGCAGCGTATCAGCCATCCTTCGGAAGCCTTGCAGATTGGTGAAACCGTTGAAGTACAGGTTATCCGCTTTAATGCAGAAACCCAGCGTATCTCGCTTGGTATGAAGCAGCTTCTGTCTGATCCTTGGGAAAATGTCGAAGGCAAATTCCCGATCGGTGCCAAGATGGAAGGCCGCGTTACCAACATCACCGATTATGGTGCCTTTGTTGAGCTTGAAGCTGGCGTCGAAGGTCTTGTCCATGTCTCCGAAATGAGTTGGACCAAGAAGAATGTTCATCCTGGCAAGATTGTATCAACCAGTCAGCAAGTCGAAGTTATGGTTCTGGACGTTGATCTGTCTAAGCGCCGTATTTCACTTGGCCTCAAGCAGTGCACAGGCAACCCGTGGGAAGACCTGAGTACCGCACATCCTGCTGGTTCAGAGATCGAAGGCGAGATCCGCAACATCACCGAATTTGGTCTGTTTGTTGGTCTTACTGAAGAAATCGACGGCCTTGTGCATCTATCTGATATCAGCTGGGACGTTACGGGTGAAGCTGCACTTGAAGGCTTCAACAAAGGTGACATGGTCAAAGCCAAGGTTCTGGATATTGATACTGATAAAGAGCGTATCTCGCTTGGAATCAAGCAACTTACGGATGATCCATTTGCTGGTCAGGCTGACAATTACCGCAAAGGTGAAGTTGTCACATGTATCGTGTCGGCTGTATCCGAAAATGGCCTCGATGTGACAGTTGGTGATGCCATGACTGGCTTTATCCGCCGGGCTGATCTTAGCCGTGAGCGTAACGAACAGCGTGCTGACCGTTTTGCCGTTGGCGAGAAGGTCGATGCTGTCGTTACCAATCTTGATAAGAAGTCACGCAAACTGACATTATCGATCAAAGCACGCGAATCTGCCGAAGAAAAACAGGCAATGGCTGACTTTGGTTCATCAGATAGCGGCGCAAGCCTTGGTGATATTCTGGGTGCCGCGCTGGCAAAGCGTGATACCACAGACGATAAGTAAAATATGTGCGCAGGCGACCCCGGTTGCCTGCGCGCTGACTATAATTCCCAATTACAAATTTTGTTTCAAACATGAGTTGACCCCGCGTGAGTGAACAGGCATCCTAACTTAGTTAAAAATGTATGTATTAACAATGGAGTGGGTGGCGTGACACGGTCTGAACTAATTGCCCGTATGGCAG
This window of the Candidatus Puniceispirillum marinum IMCC1322 genome carries:
- a CDS encoding ribonuclease D; translated protein: MAVNIYKDDLPADIDLGSIVAIDTETMGLKTQRDRLCLVQLSSGDGNAHLVQIAQPAKPSPVLAALLADPAVTKLFHFARFDLAALIHYIGAVEGDIYCTKIASKLARTYTDRHGLKELCRELLQIDISKQQQSSDWGAETLTIDQQNYAAGDVLYLHAIREKLSYMLERENRMALANACFGFLPERAQLDLIGFGDVDIFHH
- a CDS encoding undecaprenyl-diphosphate phosphatase, with amino-acid sequence MPIFMIILVALVQGVTEFLPISSSGHLVLIPVLTDQPYQGRTIDVAAHVGTFFAVLFFLRADITRIIIGILSFGKHNPNDARFGLMLMAATIPVIGAGFYVNYANWNWLTMIETLAWSNLLFAMLLWGADRYGVALKNMDDVRFSSAIFIGLTQICALIPGASRSGVTMTAARMLGFDRITAARFSLLLSLPTIAGAGILKTHDLIKDGDLALGSDAALVALLSGLMAFLAMRAMMAWLARANFNIFVYYRLILGAVLLWAIQNHMIA
- a CDS encoding LptA/OstA family protein gives rise to the protein MKVLNFLLRHFALFALLLVMSPGLLSIANAQDKQAETQTAPVTIEASDFLEWDQNKGLYLAEGDAIAVQRDMRISADRLEANYDPEQAGREINLMTATGNVFFIDGENTATGARLVYDLVSSTYSVFGKNAKVTSPRGVMTATKKIIYDESNPTKAKINGIGKANYTADDGRVISGDEIIAFTNENGDLQTLDAIGNAYVRTVDNQTATGDKVNYDFNTSIAILTGNVELIEGQNVMRGSRAEVDFNSGVSRLLSDGQGGRVTGIMVQ
- a CDS encoding PTS sugar transporter subunit IIA, coding for MTDGSFIEQQQILVGLKVNSKKHLIEALCAEAAKAHKIESRDLCAAVMKRERLGSTGVGNGVAIPHAAINSVDEPIAVMAILDSPVAFDAADGRDVDIACLVIGPEASDQAQLQMLSSVSQVLRKATNCSKLRAAQTAAEALMAIQNITQSKAA
- a CDS encoding complex I NDUFA9 subunit family protein, which encodes MAKVIKFKSDDMQKTVTVIGGSGFIGRATVEMLARAKMRVIVLCRNAERAKYLKPMGDVGQITLVSGDALNDETLASVIKPADAVINFVGILAETGSQRFEALQGELPGKIGMLARQNDVADVVHISAIGADADSPSLYARTKAAGEAGLHNEFPDAVILRPSIVFGPRDGFFNRFANMALTAPALPLPGGGTMRMQPVYVGDVVAAIEASIGIGKTKINPRGKFFELGGPDIYSFRQLMEITLLQIRRRRLLIPVPLSLMSFGAIFAGLLPSPPITVDQVKLLKIDNIVAKNALGLAAMGITPTSMDAILPSYLARFRPGGQFSR
- the lptC gene encoding LPS export ABC transporter periplasmic protein LptC, with the translated sequence MASDNNDTYDKKLTRFTPKKRASSAKKSTLLRPSVLLTGAGLTTLAAAVGWLGLYTKTSDVRVSIANIEVADDGGTQLTGARYKGTTKTGKTYEINATNAVEQNNGSGIIQLSEPTGFITQSDGGRINISALNGAFSQTDNLVDLTGMVVLKQTKQNVIMTTEALSANIDAGEMQSDLPVEVVSPDAHITGQNIRVTDHGNVMMFGGTSKMVLHNVKTIN
- the lptB gene encoding LPS export ABC transporter ATP-binding protein produces the protein MDKWSNQDGFPPSAPRLVNQNAGLQATGIGKSFDQRRVVRNVTLSLQRGEAVGLLGPNGAGKTTTFYILAGLLAADEGSVQIDGQNVTNMPVFQRARLGIGYLPQESSIFRGLTVEQNILAVLETLDEPETDRASMLDDLMAEFGITHLRNTPSINLSGGERRRLEIARALAARPTFLLLDEPLAGIDPIALGEIRGLIRQLQDHGLGVLITDHNVRETLDVVDRAYIIHDGAVMMEGSPEEVVQHSGVREVYLGERFSR
- a CDS encoding NAD(P)-dependent oxidoreductase: MSSKMLKFVVTEKAMPSKRKADARVADFDEIYDDFNVEAAETQASRCSQCGVPFCQTNCPLHNNIPDWLMMTAEGRMQEAYELSSQTNNFPEICGRICPQDRLCEGSCVIEKGFESVTIGAVEKHITETAFAEGWVKPAAPRVELDESVGIIGAGPAGLAAAEMLRHRGYQVHVYDRYDRIGGLLIYGIPGFKLEKSVVERRGQLLRDGGVHFHLNVDIGSDITFSDIRKKHDAVLVATGVYKARDISTPGSGLDGIVPALDYLTASNRKSLGDEVPAFDDGRLNAEGKNVVVIGGGDTAMDCVRTAIRQKAKSVSCLYRRDKANMPGSQREVQNAEEEGVVFKWLSAPQAFLGDDKVSAVQAQSIHLGQPDATGRQVPQVIDGSSHDMPADLVVKALGFDPEDMPKMFGDDGLSVSKWGTISIDWKTMMTSQQGVFAAGDIVRGASLVVWGVRDGRDAAEQIDAWIMQQAEANAPRRAGSGS